Proteins encoded by one window of Glycine soja cultivar W05 chromosome 15, ASM419377v2, whole genome shotgun sequence:
- the LOC114386813 gene encoding uncharacterized protein LOC114386813, which yields MVIDSILTSPRLKSPSFRRQFKKDELGSWSTLFQRHHFLLSTLVLLTLLYTIYLYFAVTLGASGTCSGLSGAQKASCHMELVKDSVAKGKLKIL from the coding sequence ATGGTTATTGACTCCATTCTGACATCTCCTCGTCTCAAGTCTCCATCTTTCAGGAGGCAGTTTAAAAAGGATGAACTGGGTAGTTGGTCCACACTTTTCCAAAGGCATCACTTCCTCTTATCTACTCTTGTTCTGCTAACTCTCCTCTACACTATTTATCTTTACTTTGCTGTCACTTTAGGGGCTAGTGGCACCTGTTCTGGTTTGAGTGGAGCGCAGAAAGCTTCATGCCATATGGAGCTTGTTAAGGATTCTGTGGCCAAGGGTAAACTGAAAATTCTttga